ACAGTTCGGCCAGATGAGCGTCGCACACCCAGCCGAAGCGCGCCTGCACGGCGGCCAGCGCGCCCACCGACACCGCGCGCGGGTAATCGGCGGCCCGCACCATGGCCGCGATCTCGGCCTTCAGGTCGGGCGGCAGGGGCGGGTCAGCGGTCGACATCGGCCATCACGAAATCGATGCTGCCGATGATCGCGATCAGGTCGGCGATCATCCCGCCCCGGCTGATCAGCGGGATCATCTGCAGATGGGGAAAGGACGGGGTACGGATGCGCGTGCGATAGGACATCGTCCCCCCGTCGCTGATCAGGTGATAGGAATTGAGCCCCTTCGTCGCCTCGACGCAGGCATGGGCCTCGCCGGGCGGAATGACCGGCCCCCAGCTGACGGACAGGAAATGATGGATCAGGGTTTCGATGTCATGCATCGTCCGCGCCCGCGGCGGCGGCGTGGTCAGCCTGTGTTCCGCCTTGATCGCGCCCGCGGGCATGCCGTCCAGACATTGCCGGATGATGCGCAGGCTCTGGCGGATTTCCGCGATATGGACGCGCACCCGGTCGTAGCAATCGCCGTTCTGCGCCGTCGGAATATCGAACTCCAGCTGGTCGTATCCCGAATAGGGGACCTTGCGCCGCAGGTCCCATTCCAGGCCGCAGGCCCGCAGGCCCGGCCCCGTCACCCCCCAGGCAATGGCTTCCGATACGTCGTAGGCGCCGACGCCGATGGTCCGTGCCCGGAAGATGGGATTGCGCATCACCATCTTTTCGTACTCGTCCAGGCGCGGCGGCAGATAGTCCAGGAAATCACGGATCAGCCCGTCCCAGCCGCGCGGCAGGTCCATCGCCACGCCGCCGATGCGGAACCAGGCGGGATGCATGCGAAAACCGCAGATGGCCTCGATGATTTCGAAAACCCGCTCGCGGTCGCTGAACATGTAGAAGACCGGCGACAACTGCCCGACATCCTGCGTCATGGTGCCGTAGAACACCAGGTGGCTGGCCACACGGAACAGTTCGGCCAGCATGACCCGGATCATCTGCGCCCGGGGCGGCACCGTGATGCCGGCCAATTTTTCCACCGCCATGACATAGGGGAAATTGTTCATGACGCCGCCCAGGTAATCGACCCGGTCGGTATAGGGAATGAAGCTGTGCCAGGACTGGCGCTCGCCCATCTTCTCGGCGCCACGATGGTGAAAACCGATATCGGGCACCGCATCGACGATCCGCTCGCCCTCCAGTTGCAAGACGATGCGAAACACCCCATGCACGCTGGGATGGTTCGGCCCCAGATTGAGGAACATGAAGTCGCTATGCGCCGAATGCCGCGCCATGCCCCACGCGCCGGGGTCGAAGCGCAGGGCCTGCTGTTCGGCCATTTCCTGGTCTTCGGTCAGACTGTAGGGCGGCATTTCGGTGGCGCGGGCGTAATGGTCCTTGCGCAGCGGGTGCCCGGTCCAG
This genomic stretch from Gluconacetobacter diazotrophicus PA1 5 harbors:
- the nuoC gene encoding NADH-quinone oxidoreductase subunit C/D; its protein translation is MIVPDLVADAMTAGPPAAKSGDGATMFGQVSDLGPGTVLAVETARDGVPTAWIAPTSLRAVVGMLREPAAALRMLFDLTAIDERQRAHRVGQPDCAFTLVCHFMALGGAGDALRLKVPLPAEAPRVPSIADFWPNANWYEREVWDLFGITFEGHPFLRRILTPPTWTGHPLRKDHYARATEMPPYSLTEDQEMAEQQALRFDPGAWGMARHSAHSDFMFLNLGPNHPSVHGVFRIVLQLEGERIVDAVPDIGFHHRGAEKMGERQSWHSFIPYTDRVDYLGGVMNNFPYVMAVEKLAGITVPPRAQMIRVMLAELFRVASHLVFYGTMTQDVGQLSPVFYMFSDRERVFEIIEAICGFRMHPAWFRIGGVAMDLPRGWDGLIRDFLDYLPPRLDEYEKMVMRNPIFRARTIGVGAYDVSEAIAWGVTGPGLRACGLEWDLRRKVPYSGYDQLEFDIPTAQNGDCYDRVRVHIAEIRQSLRIIRQCLDGMPAGAIKAEHRLTTPPPRARTMHDIETLIHHFLSVSWGPVIPPGEAHACVEATKGLNSYHLISDGGTMSYRTRIRTPSFPHLQMIPLISRGGMIADLIAIIGSIDFVMADVDR